In the Rubrivivax gelatinosus IL144 genome, GCCTCGAACGGCAGGTAGCCGAGTTCGTCGACGACCAGCAGCTTGGGCTTGGCGAAGTGCACGAGCTTCTCCTCCAGCCGGCCTTCGACGTGCGCCCGCACCAGCTGCGTCACCAGGCTCGTCGCTGGCACGAAGAGCGTGCTGTAGCCGCGCACGATGGCCTCGCGCCCGAGAGCGACAGCCAGGTGCGTCTTGCCGACGCCGGGCGGCCCGAGCAGCAGCACGCTGTCGCCGTTGGCAACCCAGCGCGAGGTGGCCAGCTCGCGGATCTGCTTGGGGTCCACCGACGGCTGCGCGTCGTACTCGAAGCCCTCCAGCGTGCGCACGCAGGGGAACTTGGCGATGGACATGCCCATCTGGATGCGCCGCTCGTCCTTGCGGGCGACCTCGGCCGCGCACAGCATCGACAGCGCCTCGCGCAGGTTCAGCTCGGCCCGCGCGGCCTGGTCCAACAGCGTGTCGAGCTGGTCTCGGATGGCGGTGAGCTTGAGCCGCGTAAGCATGGGCTCGAGCGCGTCGAGTTCCTCGGTCTTCTTCGACGCGGCCATCACCAGCTTCCTCCGGCGACGGCCTCGTACTGATCGAGCGGGCGCTGCAACTCGCCAGGCACCGGGGCTATCGGCGGCGGCATCTTCGGTAGCCACGTCATCCCGGCCAACTGGCCGCCGACGATGCCCACCAGGTGGCTGCGCTCGATGACGCTGCAGCGCCGCAGCGCGCTCTGCGCGTGGCAGGCCACTTCCTGGCCGGCGTAGAGCACTCGCACCTGACGCTCGGCGACGACGACGGTGACCGTCTCGCCGATGAGCCGCCACGGCACGCTGTAGCGGTTGGTGTCCAGCTCGATACAGGCGTCGGTGTGCACGCGCCGCGTGACCTCGCGCACCTGCAGGAACGGCGCCTTGGACGGCAGCGGCCGCAACGCGGCGCGCTCGTGCCGCTCGAAGCGCTGCAGCGGCGGCTCGCCGGTGCTGCCGTGGATGCGCACGTCGGCGACTTCGCGCACCCAGCGCTCCAGGTGCGCCTGCAGTTCCTCGACGCTGGCGAAGCGGTGCCCGGCGATGGCGTTGCGCTTGACGTAGCCGACGCCACGCTCGTCCTTGCCCTTGGTCCGCGCGCGATACGGCGCGCAGGCCCGCGGCGTGAAGTCCCAGTAACGGCAGAACGCGTGGAAGCGGTCGTTGAAGCGCACCTCGCGCGTCTGCGCGTTGTGCTCGGTGACCAGCGGCTTGGCGTTGTCCAGCAGGACTTCGTGCGGCACGCCGCCGAAGCGCCGGAAGGCGCCTTCCAGGCCGTGCAGCCACGACGACTGGCGCTCATGCAGGAAGACGGCGACGTGACAGCGCCGGCTGTAGCCGAGCGTGGCGACGAACAGGTGGATGCGCAGCGGCTCGCCGTCCACGATGACTGACGTGCTGCCGAAGTCGATTTGCAGTTGCTGGCCGGGCGCGGTCTCGTAGCGCACTGTGGCCACGCTCTCGGCCCGCAACTCCCGACGCAGCGGCTCGACGGCACGCTGGACGGTGCGCAGGCTCACGCGGATGCCCAGCTCTCGCTGCAGGTCCTGGCGCACGACGTCGGCGTTGCCGCGGTGCTGCCGCAGCCGCTCGGCCAGCCACTGCCGGTGCGGCTCCAGGACGCTCTCGCGGTGCGTCGTGCGCATCGGCCGCCAGCCGCCTTGCCGCAGGTACTCGCGCACCGTGTTGCGGCTGCAGCCCAGTTCCCGGCTGATGCGCTTGGCTCCCCATCCCAGCGCCTGCAGCGCCAGCATCTTCTGCACCTCCTGTGGCGCCAGCATCGTGTCGCTCCCCGGGCCTCGTTGGACCGGCTGAGCTTGGAACACTTCCTCCATCGACCTCTCCTTCGTCAGCGAAGGGGGTCAGTTCTCAATGACGCCAGGGGGGCAGTTTTGCGTGTCGCCCAACAGCAGGCTTTGCCTACCGCTTCAATGGACACTCAGGCTGGCGTGGCATCGCTCTCTCGACCGATCGTCCACGGCACTGTCCTGCGCCGCTCCGCCGCTCCGCCGCATCCGGGCCGCTGAGGAGACGCGGGTTCGCGGGCCGCTTTCGGTACAGGCGGATACCGCCAGACGGCCTGCGCCTGTCTAGCTTTCCGGAAACGGAAAATTTGGCCGATCGGCAGTTAACCCATAAAGCGGCAGACGGCCACCTCATGGTTGGCGGTATATGGCCTTGTGACGTTAAGTGATTGCTGGCCTCGAAATCAAGCAAAAGATGGCCGGTTGCCCCCGTTGGAACCGATGCTGGCGGTGCTCAAATAAAGAATATCCTGGCGAAGCGGAAGAAAATAAACCAATTAGTGGCAAAAAATATTTTGCCCTAGATGGCCGCCTTGCCACCTCGCGCCAAGAGGCTGGTTGGGCGGGTATATTGAGGGGTGCCTGCGTCG is a window encoding:
- the istB gene encoding IS21-like element helper ATPase IstB; protein product: MAASKKTEELDALEPMLTRLKLTAIRDQLDTLLDQAARAELNLREALSMLCAAEVARKDERRIQMGMSIAKFPCVRTLEGFEYDAQPSVDPKQIRELATSRWVANGDSVLLLGPPGVGKTHLAVALGREAIVRGYSTLFVPATSLVTQLVRAHVEGRLEEKLVHFAKPKLLVVDELGYLPFEANAAHLFFQLVSRRYERGSMLVTSNRSVAEWGGVFGDAVVATAILDRLLHHSHVLTIRGDSYRLRTKRRSGLVNQAGANPATTN
- the istA gene encoding IS21 family transposase; this translates as MLAPQEVQKMLALQALGWGAKRISRELGCSRNTVREYLRQGGWRPMRTTHRESVLEPHRQWLAERLRQHRGNADVVRQDLQRELGIRVSLRTVQRAVEPLRRELRAESVATVRYETAPGQQLQIDFGSTSVIVDGEPLRIHLFVATLGYSRRCHVAVFLHERQSSWLHGLEGAFRRFGGVPHEVLLDNAKPLVTEHNAQTREVRFNDRFHAFCRYWDFTPRACAPYRARTKGKDERGVGYVKRNAIAGHRFASVEELQAHLERWVREVADVRIHGSTGEPPLQRFERHERAALRPLPSKAPFLQVREVTRRVHTDACIELDTNRYSVPWRLIGETVTVVVAERQVRVLYAGQEVACHAQSALRRCSVIERSHLVGIVGGQLAGMTWLPKMPPPIAPVPGELQRPLDQYEAVAGGSW